In one Populus nigra chromosome 12, ddPopNigr1.1, whole genome shotgun sequence genomic region, the following are encoded:
- the LOC133669133 gene encoding mitogen-activated protein kinase kinase kinase ANP1-like isoform X1, which produces MQDFLGSVRRSIVFRTPPQDHNPNQETNYCSPNNPLTSTLVDKLNNCVRKSRIFNKPTSPSSLPMPPPIRYRKGELIGCGAFGHVYMGMNLDSGELLAIKQVLIAANGATRERAQAHIRELEEEVKLLQNLSHPNIVRYLGTVREEETLNILLEFVPGGSISSLLGKFGSFPEPVIRAYTKQLLLGLEYLHNNGIMHRDIKGANILVDNKGCIKLADFGASKQVVELATVSGAKSMKGTPYWMAPEVILQTGHGFSADIWSVGCTVIEMATGKPPWSQQYQEVAALFYIGSTKSHPEIPGHLTPEAKDFLLKCLHKEPNMRPEASQLLQHPFVTGEMGASDHVIHSPVMEHSGIPLQLYTTNPETIQMPSAHDSMDICNLGSLGCSIDPKKLSECKDAWEIPNSNDDMCLISHDFSIDEIKLNSRLSSNDFNKSSDPKCELSGEWRCKFDESPELEQAGSKVDTGKPVQVDQNISFSCGASLSEDDEELTESKIRAFLGEKALELKKLQTPLYEEFYNSLNASFSPSFGGSSRDETPPNYLKLPPKSKSPSRIPVGSPSTASDAVSTGSPGSNRRASNVGNASDEASEDNSSPRSNDWKGLQVDGQPETSSPSVSFSERQRKWKEELDQELERKREMMRQAAVGSKTSSPKDRALGRQRERTRFASPSK; this is translated from the exons ATGCAAGACTTCTTGGGATCAGTTAGGAGATCAATAGTATTCCGTACACCCCCACAAGATCATAATCCCAATCAAGAAACCAATTACTGCAGTCCAAACAATCCATTAACTTCAACACTAGTTGACAAATTAAATAACTGCGTTCGTAAATCAAGAATCTTTAACAAACCCACTTCTCCGTCTTCACTTCCAATGCCTCCTCCGATCCGGTACCGTAAAGGGGAGTTGATTGGTTGTGGTGCATTTGGCCATGTTTATATGGGCATGAATCTTGATTCTGGAGAGCTTTTAGCGATAAAGCAG GTTTTGATTGCAGCTAATGGAGCTACAAGAGAGAGAGCTCAG GCTCACATCAGAGAGCTTGAGGAAGAAGTGAAGCTTCTACAGAATCTCTCCCATCCTAACATTGTT AGATATTTGGGTACAGTTAGGGAGGAGGAAACCTTAAATATTTTGCTTGAATTTGTCCCGGGTGGATCAATATCATCTCTTTTGGGGAAATTTGGATCCTTCCCTGAGCCA GTTATAAGAGCCTATACCAAGCAATTATTGCTGGGGTTGGAGTATTTACACAACAATGGAATTATGCACAGAGACATCAAG GGAGCAAACATTCTTGTAGATAATAAAGGGTGCATTAAACTTGCAGATTTTGGTGCATCAAAACAGGTTGTTGAGCTG GCTACTGTTTCAGGAGCCAAATCGATGAAGGGCACGCCATACTGGATGGCTCCTGAAGTCATTCTGCAGACGGGGCATGGCTT CTCTGCTGATATATGGAGTGTTGGATGCACAGTCATTGAGATGGCCACTGGAAAGCCTCCTTGGAGCCAACAATACCAAGAG GTTGCCGCACTCTTTTATATAGGGTCGACGAAGTCTCATCCAGAAATCCCTGGGCATCTCACTCCAGAGGCCAAAGATTTTCTGCTCAAGTGCTTGCACAA GGAACCAAATATGAGGCCAGAGGCATCTCAATTGCTGCAG CATCCATTTGTTACTGGGGAGATGGGCGCATCTGATCATGTTATTCATAGCCCAGTCATG GAACATTCTGGAATTCCTTTGCAGTTATACACCACTAACCCTGAAACCAT TCAAATGCCATCTGCCCATGACTCAATGGATATCTGTAATTTGGGTAGTCTAGGCTGCTCAATTGATCCGAAGAAACTGTCTGAATGTAAGGATGCATGGGAAATACCAAACAGCAATGATGACATGTGTCTGATAAGCCATGATTTTTCTATAGATGAAATAAAGCTCAATTCTCGTTTGAGTTCTAATGACTTCAATAAG AGTTCTGATCCCAAATGTGAGCTGTCTGGAGAGTGGAGGTGCAAATTTGATGAGAGTCCAGAATTGGAACAAGCAGGAAGCAAAGTGGACACTGGTAAACCTGTTCAAGTGGaccaaaatatatcattttcctGTGGGGCATCACTTTCTGAGGATGATGAGGAACTTACTGAGTCAAAAATTAGAGCTTTTCTTGGTGAAAAG GCTTTAGAACTGAAGAAACTGCAAACACCTTTATATGAAGAGTTCTATAATAGTTTGAATGCATCTTTCTCTCCAAGTTTTGGTGGAAGTTCACGTGATGAAACTCCTCCAAATTACTTGAAATTACCTCCTAAAAGCAAGTCACCCAGTCGGATCCCAGTTGGAAGTCCTTCTACAGCATCTGATGCTGTTAGTACTGGAAGCCCTGGGAGTAATAGACGTGCATCTAATGTTGGCAATGCAAGTGATGAAGCTTCAGAGGACAATTCATCCCCTCGGAGCAATGACTGGAAAGGGCTTCAAGTTGATGGTCAGCCAGAAACAAGTAGCCCAAG TGTGAGCTTTTCTGAGAGACAAAGGAAGTGGAAAGAAGAGCTTGACCAAGAgcttgagagaaagagag AGATGATGCGCCAAGCAGCCGTGGGAAGTAAGACATCGTCCCCCAAGGATAGAGCCTTGGGTCGGCAGAGAGAGCGGACAAGGTTTGCATCTCCAAGCAAATGA
- the LOC133669528 gene encoding microtubule-binding protein TANGLED-like isoform X1 translates to MVARTPPKQRKMVAPLNPVLLRETVKKVERCMARLQELQYTVAGGNKVIDGVSLSPRSTRGYLRTSLRCKQESLRTKSTAPKKSPVGKLPATSIGEWRRMSLPAMLVGETVGEILQASQFAREIVAAVACKTKKSTLEDPKTPVTQQRKQRPHPEDTELKSRRKKEKQTKLQSIRSESDSPCLLRARSRINFKVSPPKKSEVDKENARYLANRVSPRNRPWAKKTVLFPNPLFLSTDSTQQQKFCKTRSPVIARNKKQTTPHKFLIKSPPSGSKFQVKIKNPPVVCSLSPTRPTNLSRKSPTRPTNLSRKSPTRPTNLSRKSPKLSTASKLRRSFSPSRLANKLVSPLKGRKILLKSDGLVMSGLKQRPIATPRRFSLGRI, encoded by the exons ATGGTTGCAAGAACCCCACCAAAGCAGAGGAAAATGGTGGCTCCTCTCAACCCAGTTTTACTCAGAGAAACTGTAAAGAAG GTGGAAAGATGTATGGCTAGATTGCAAGAGCTTCAATACACAGTGGCAGGTGGGAATAAGGTGATAGATGGGGTTAGTCTCAGTCCTAGAAGTACCAGAGGGTATCTAAGAACTAGTCTTAGGTGCAAGCAAGAATCTTTAAG GACCAAGAGTACTGCCCCTAAGAAATCTCCAGTGGGGAAGCTGCCAGCAACTTCAATAG GCGAATGGCGGCGAATGTCTTTACCAGCAATGCTAGTAGGTGAAACAGTGGGAGAGATTCTACAAGCAAGCCAATTTGCAAGAGAAATTGTTGCAGCTGTTGCTTGCAAAACCAAGAAATCTACCCTTGAAGACCCCAAAACTCCAGTGACCCAACAGAGAAAACAAAGGCCTCACCCCGAAGACACTGAACTCAAATCCAGAAGGAAGAAGGAAAAGCAAACTAAATTACAGTCAATTCGATCAGAATCCGATTCTCCATGTCTTTTAAGAGCTCGATCGCGTATTAACTTCAAGGTTTCACCTCCTAAGAAGAGTGAAGTGGATAAAGAAAATGCTCGGTATTTGGCAAACAGAGTGTCTCCTAGGAATAGGCCATGGGCTAAAAAGACAGTACTGTTTCCAAACCCTTTGTTCCTTTCTACAGATTCTACACAGCAGCAAAAGTTTTGCAAGACAAGGTCTCCAGTGATTGCAAGAAACAAAAAGCAGACAACCCCACATAAGTTCTTGATTAAGTCCCCTCCATCAGGTTCAAAATTCCAAGTAAAGATCAAGAACCCACCAGTTGTCTGTTCCCTATCACCTACAAGACCTACAAACTTAAGCAGGAAATCACCTACAAGACCTACAAACTTAAGCAGGAAATCACCTACAAGACCTACAAACTTAAGCAGGAAATCACCTAAGTTGTCAACTGCATCGAAGTTGCGTCGATCATTTTCACCTTCAAGGTTGGCCAACAAATTGGTGTCTCCATTGAAAGGCAGAAAAATTCTGCTGAAGAGTGATGGGTTAGTAATGAGTGGACTGAAACAGCGTCCAATAGCAACACCGAGACGGTTCTCACTGGGGAGAATTTGA
- the LOC133669223 gene encoding protein EMBRYO DEFECTIVE 514-like, with product MVEETVAEAIEANLERADSATVDMDMVEDVAENGAKRAREGEEEENEDVLKKQKVDKSVEEERLEKLEEEGEGEEKEEKKEEEEKSGPVSLGPKSFGSAVEMFDYFYNFLHQWPPNIKVNKYEHMVLVDLLKTGHSEPDKKIGSGIQAFEVRFHPRFKSRCLFLIRDDDSVDDFSFRKCVDHILPLPEDLKVKSDNFLGGGKGYGGKGGPGGRGGRGRGRGYGRGGRSRN from the coding sequence ATGGTGGAGGAGACAGTAGCTGAAGCCATTGAGGCTAACCTGGAGAGAGCTGACTCAGCTACCGTGGACATGGATATGGTAGAGGATGTGGCAGAAAATGGTGCGAAGCGAGCTCGAGAGGGAGAGGAGGAGGAAAACGAAGATGTATTGAAGAAGCAGAAGGTGGATAAATCTGTGGAGGAAGAGCGGTTGGAGAAGCTTGAagaagagggagagggagaggagaaggaagagaagaaggaagaggaggagaagTCTGGACCGGTCAGCTTGGGTCCTAAGAGTTTCGGATCAGCAGTGGAGATGTTTGATTATTTCTACAATTTCCTCCATCAGTGGCCTCCCAATATTAAAGTCAACAAGTATGAGCACATGGTGCTGGTGGACTTGCTTAAGACTGGTCACTCAGAGCCTGACAAAAAGATTGGTAGTGGCATCCAAGCTTTCGAAGTTCGGTTTCATCCAAGGTTTAAGAGTCGGTGCTTATTCCTAATTAGGGATGATGACTCTGTTGATGATTTCAGCTTTAGGAAGTGTGTAGATCACATACTTCCGCTGCCCGAGGACTTGAAAGTAAAATCTGACAACTTTCTAGGTGGAGGTAAGGGTTACGGAGGGAAAGGTGGTCCTGGTGGAAGAGGTGGCCGAGGCCGCGGCCGTGGTTATGGAAGAGGTGGTAGATCAAGGAACTGA
- the LOC133669133 gene encoding mitogen-activated protein kinase kinase kinase ANP1-like isoform X2 codes for MQDFLGSVRRSIVFRTPPQDHNPNQETNYCSPNNPLTSTLVDKLNNCVRKSRIFNKPTSPSSLPMPPPIRYRKGELIGCGAFGHVYMGMNLDSGELLAIKQVLIAANGATRERAQAHIRELEEEVKLLQNLSHPNIVRYLGTVREEETLNILLEFVPGGSISSLLGKFGSFPEPVIRAYTKQLLLGLEYLHNNGIMHRDIKGANILVDNKGCIKLADFGASKQVVELATVSGAKSMKGTPYWMAPEVILQTGHGFSADIWSVGCTVIEMATGKPPWSQQYQEVAALFYIGSTKSHPEIPGHLTPEAKDFLLKCLHKEPNMRPEASQLLQHPFVTGEMGASDHVIHSPVMEHSGIPLQLYTTNPETILGCSIDPKKLSECKDAWEIPNSNDDMCLISHDFSIDEIKLNSRLSSNDFNKSSDPKCELSGEWRCKFDESPELEQAGSKVDTGKPVQVDQNISFSCGASLSEDDEELTESKIRAFLGEKALELKKLQTPLYEEFYNSLNASFSPSFGGSSRDETPPNYLKLPPKSKSPSRIPVGSPSTASDAVSTGSPGSNRRASNVGNASDEASEDNSSPRSNDWKGLQVDGQPETSSPSVSFSERQRKWKEELDQELERKREMMRQAAVGSKTSSPKDRALGRQRERTRFASPSK; via the exons ATGCAAGACTTCTTGGGATCAGTTAGGAGATCAATAGTATTCCGTACACCCCCACAAGATCATAATCCCAATCAAGAAACCAATTACTGCAGTCCAAACAATCCATTAACTTCAACACTAGTTGACAAATTAAATAACTGCGTTCGTAAATCAAGAATCTTTAACAAACCCACTTCTCCGTCTTCACTTCCAATGCCTCCTCCGATCCGGTACCGTAAAGGGGAGTTGATTGGTTGTGGTGCATTTGGCCATGTTTATATGGGCATGAATCTTGATTCTGGAGAGCTTTTAGCGATAAAGCAG GTTTTGATTGCAGCTAATGGAGCTACAAGAGAGAGAGCTCAG GCTCACATCAGAGAGCTTGAGGAAGAAGTGAAGCTTCTACAGAATCTCTCCCATCCTAACATTGTT AGATATTTGGGTACAGTTAGGGAGGAGGAAACCTTAAATATTTTGCTTGAATTTGTCCCGGGTGGATCAATATCATCTCTTTTGGGGAAATTTGGATCCTTCCCTGAGCCA GTTATAAGAGCCTATACCAAGCAATTATTGCTGGGGTTGGAGTATTTACACAACAATGGAATTATGCACAGAGACATCAAG GGAGCAAACATTCTTGTAGATAATAAAGGGTGCATTAAACTTGCAGATTTTGGTGCATCAAAACAGGTTGTTGAGCTG GCTACTGTTTCAGGAGCCAAATCGATGAAGGGCACGCCATACTGGATGGCTCCTGAAGTCATTCTGCAGACGGGGCATGGCTT CTCTGCTGATATATGGAGTGTTGGATGCACAGTCATTGAGATGGCCACTGGAAAGCCTCCTTGGAGCCAACAATACCAAGAG GTTGCCGCACTCTTTTATATAGGGTCGACGAAGTCTCATCCAGAAATCCCTGGGCATCTCACTCCAGAGGCCAAAGATTTTCTGCTCAAGTGCTTGCACAA GGAACCAAATATGAGGCCAGAGGCATCTCAATTGCTGCAG CATCCATTTGTTACTGGGGAGATGGGCGCATCTGATCATGTTATTCATAGCCCAGTCATG GAACATTCTGGAATTCCTTTGCAGTTATACACCACTAACCCTGAAACCAT TCTAGGCTGCTCAATTGATCCGAAGAAACTGTCTGAATGTAAGGATGCATGGGAAATACCAAACAGCAATGATGACATGTGTCTGATAAGCCATGATTTTTCTATAGATGAAATAAAGCTCAATTCTCGTTTGAGTTCTAATGACTTCAATAAG AGTTCTGATCCCAAATGTGAGCTGTCTGGAGAGTGGAGGTGCAAATTTGATGAGAGTCCAGAATTGGAACAAGCAGGAAGCAAAGTGGACACTGGTAAACCTGTTCAAGTGGaccaaaatatatcattttcctGTGGGGCATCACTTTCTGAGGATGATGAGGAACTTACTGAGTCAAAAATTAGAGCTTTTCTTGGTGAAAAG GCTTTAGAACTGAAGAAACTGCAAACACCTTTATATGAAGAGTTCTATAATAGTTTGAATGCATCTTTCTCTCCAAGTTTTGGTGGAAGTTCACGTGATGAAACTCCTCCAAATTACTTGAAATTACCTCCTAAAAGCAAGTCACCCAGTCGGATCCCAGTTGGAAGTCCTTCTACAGCATCTGATGCTGTTAGTACTGGAAGCCCTGGGAGTAATAGACGTGCATCTAATGTTGGCAATGCAAGTGATGAAGCTTCAGAGGACAATTCATCCCCTCGGAGCAATGACTGGAAAGGGCTTCAAGTTGATGGTCAGCCAGAAACAAGTAGCCCAAG TGTGAGCTTTTCTGAGAGACAAAGGAAGTGGAAAGAAGAGCTTGACCAAGAgcttgagagaaagagag AGATGATGCGCCAAGCAGCCGTGGGAAGTAAGACATCGTCCCCCAAGGATAGAGCCTTGGGTCGGCAGAGAGAGCGGACAAGGTTTGCATCTCCAAGCAAATGA
- the LOC133669528 gene encoding probable microtubule-binding protein TANGLED isoform X2, whose amino-acid sequence MVARTPPKQRKMVAPLNPVLLRETVKKVERCMARLQELQYTVAGGNKVIDGVSLSPRSTRGYLRTSLRCKQESLRTKSTAPKKSPVGKLPATSIGEWRRMSLPAMLVGETVGEILQASQFAREIVAAVACKTKKSTLEDPKTPVTQQRKQRPHPEDTELKSRRKKEKQTKLQSIRSESDSPCLLRARSRINFKVSPPKKSEVDKENARYLANRVSPRNRPWAKKTVLFPNPLFLSTDSTQQQKFCKTRSPVIARNKKQTTPHKFLIKSPPSGSKFQVKIKNPPVVCSLSPTRPTNLSRKSPKLSTASKLRRSFSPSRLANKLVSPLKGRKILLKSDGLVMSGLKQRPIATPRRFSLGRI is encoded by the exons ATGGTTGCAAGAACCCCACCAAAGCAGAGGAAAATGGTGGCTCCTCTCAACCCAGTTTTACTCAGAGAAACTGTAAAGAAG GTGGAAAGATGTATGGCTAGATTGCAAGAGCTTCAATACACAGTGGCAGGTGGGAATAAGGTGATAGATGGGGTTAGTCTCAGTCCTAGAAGTACCAGAGGGTATCTAAGAACTAGTCTTAGGTGCAAGCAAGAATCTTTAAG GACCAAGAGTACTGCCCCTAAGAAATCTCCAGTGGGGAAGCTGCCAGCAACTTCAATAG GCGAATGGCGGCGAATGTCTTTACCAGCAATGCTAGTAGGTGAAACAGTGGGAGAGATTCTACAAGCAAGCCAATTTGCAAGAGAAATTGTTGCAGCTGTTGCTTGCAAAACCAAGAAATCTACCCTTGAAGACCCCAAAACTCCAGTGACCCAACAGAGAAAACAAAGGCCTCACCCCGAAGACACTGAACTCAAATCCAGAAGGAAGAAGGAAAAGCAAACTAAATTACAGTCAATTCGATCAGAATCCGATTCTCCATGTCTTTTAAGAGCTCGATCGCGTATTAACTTCAAGGTTTCACCTCCTAAGAAGAGTGAAGTGGATAAAGAAAATGCTCGGTATTTGGCAAACAGAGTGTCTCCTAGGAATAGGCCATGGGCTAAAAAGACAGTACTGTTTCCAAACCCTTTGTTCCTTTCTACAGATTCTACACAGCAGCAAAAGTTTTGCAAGACAAGGTCTCCAGTGATTGCAAGAAACAAAAAGCAGACAACCCCACATAAGTTCTTGATTAAGTCCCCTCCATCAGGTTCAAAATTCCAAGTAAAGATCAAGAACCCACCAGTTGTCTGTTCCCTATCAC CTACAAGACCTACAAACTTAAGCAGGAAATCACCTAAGTTGTCAACTGCATCGAAGTTGCGTCGATCATTTTCACCTTCAAGGTTGGCCAACAAATTGGTGTCTCCATTGAAAGGCAGAAAAATTCTGCTGAAGAGTGATGGGTTAGTAATGAGTGGACTGAAACAGCGTCCAATAGCAACACCGAGACGGTTCTCACTGGGGAGAATTTGA
- the LOC133669238 gene encoding uncharacterized protein LOC133669238: protein MAQTPISLLLLRRLTLSSQNPKSPLSLLLFNNFYLKPYSTTTTDNPSTEQPKPSPLSARLSFVFDQIDSIERERAEKHQTLQKIRAWRQSKDPPQQEQQEQNPETITTRNPELVWSQNPETILSQNENLESGLSDDGDSSVDLEESDLIELKRKEVELVHPWPEWIELMERLVQQNYFDHRRKVADNMVESLGLDVSGVGYDCDGDGVGIDFNDYKTVQTACLNFGKDRFDIFRSLSRQDIQILVGYGCPSVDKKVVFSSKLLRKHVHLDEGDVCSNCSLRSSCERGYLVTNKEDEARTIDLMRVLLAHGFESINGSVTNKSLLKQKSVRTVVRKLLHEVVKLGAVPIDPNLPPPVIKRPPPKVKQPPPPPRKRVGRDDIEMKRGDWLCPKCDFMNFAKNAVCLQCDAKRPKRQLLPGEWECPECNFLNYRRNMACFHCDCKRPPDAFMENKMEERQYGSRTRSEKIVSRQEVSNAWNFDFDDNESDGADVAAFEHADSASMVEDSPLESQAKEGDFGRNADALNGTRRISRVHEREYSDPGHDGFGRGFDDFDDEDDINSYEIDTQNNKPAWKTSQNNFSDQGISELEGDGGSDDNLGSRLMTNPSVKPSKPRSQRATFSGSDGNELGIDSDEERSVHPKWKSSHVADVRHKNRGRGPTGPSKGLSFGSDEELELDSDVDDDFGSRQRKQRTKGSGRRNERNSDWEDASISGSESDGNDRRSWRNKSGGNKTGFGRRDSNFRDCDNDFVRDNEMRTNGKMGDRRKSWGDNFDRSSPGPHGKNRGFQGNDRSGWKMNDAGGDRRKSWSNDFDRSSPGPHGKNRGFRGNDHSGWKMDDAGGDRRKSWSDDFDRSSPGPHGGKNRGFRGNDRSRWKMDDAGGDRRKSWSDDFDRSSPGPHGKSRGFRSNDRSGWKMDNAGGDSRNFNGPKREGFRKQQGGRSQEYNMDKDPGEFRNSRRVIER from the exons ATGGCACAGACACCaatctctctccttctcttAAGACGCCTGACTCTCTCatcccaaaaccctaaatccccactctctctcctcctctttAACAACTTTTACCTTAAACCCTACTCAACCACCACAACTGATAACCCCTCCACTGAGCAACCAAAACCCAGCCCTCTCTCAGCTCGATTAAGCTTTGTCTTTGATCAAATTGATTCCATTGAACGTGAGCGTGCTGAAAAACACCAAACCCTCCAAAAAATCCGTGCTTGGCGCCAATCCAAAGACCCCCCACAGCAAGAACAGCAAGAGCAAAACCCAGAAACCATTACTACCCGAAACCCAGAACTTGTTTGGTCTCAAAACCCAGAAACGATTCTCtctcaaaatgaaaatttggaATCTGGGCTAAGTGATGATGGTGATTCTAGCGTTGATCTTGAAGAGTCTGATCTGATAGAGTTGAAGAGGAAGGAAGTGGAGTTGGTGCATCCATGGCCAGAGTGGATAGAGTTGATGGAGAGATTGGTGCAACAGAATTATTTTGATCATAGAAGGAAAGTTGCGGACAATATGGTAGAAAGTTTGGGACTTGATGTTTCTGGGGTTGGGTATGATTgtgatggtgatggtgttgGCATTGATTTTAATGATTACAAAACTGTACAGACTGCTTGTCTTAATTTTGGCAAAGACCGGTTTGATATCTTCAG GTCATTGTCGAGACAGGATATTCAAATTTTGGTAGGCTATGGATGCCCAAGCGTGGACAAGAAGGTTGTCTTCTCTTCAAAGCTTTTGAGGAAGCATGTCCACCTTGATGAAGGGGAT GTCTGTAGTAACTGCAGTCTGAGGAGCTCATGTGAAAGAGGATATCTAGTAACTAATAAAGAGGATGAGGCACGGACTATTGACCTTATGAGGGTTCTTTTAGCTCATGGTTTTGAATCAATAAATGGATCGGTAACCAATAAGTCTCTTCTGAAACAAAAATCCGTTAGAACTGTTGTTCGTAAGTTACTTCATGAGGTTGTAAAGTTGGGTGCAGTTCCAATAGATCCAAATCTCCCCCCTCCAGTGATTAAAAGGCCTCCACCAAAAGTGAAgcaacctcctcctcctcccagGAAACGAGTTGGACGTGATGACATTGAGATGAAAAGGGGGGATTGGCTGTGTCCCAA GTGTGACTTCATGAATTTTGCCAAGAATGCAGTGTGCTTACAATGTGATGCAAAGCGGCCCAAGAGACAGTTGCTTCCAGGGGAATGGGAATGCCCAGA GTGTAACTTCTTAAATTATAGGAGAAACATGGCATGTTTCCATTGTGATTGCAAGCGTCCACCtgatgcatttatggaaaataaaatggaagaaaggCAATATGGTAGCAGAACAAGGTCGGAGAAGATTGTCAGCCGCCAAGAAGTTTCAAATGCCTGGAATTTTGACTTTGATGACAATGAATCAGATGGGGCAGATGTTGCTGCTTTTGAGCATGCAGATTCTGCATCAATGGTTGAAGACTCGCCTCTGGAGAGTCAAGCTAAGGAAGGAGATTTTGGACGGAATGCAGACGCTTTAAATGGAACCAGAAGGATTTCAAGGGTCCATGAAAGAGAATATTCTGATCCTGGGCATGACGGATTTGGAAGGGggtttgatgattttgatgatgaagatgatattAACAGTTATGAAATAGATACCCAAAATAATAAACCTGCATGGAAGACTtctcaaaacaatttttctGATCAAGGGATTTCTGAATTGGAAGGCGATGGAGGTTCTGATGACAATTTGGGCAGCCGGCTCATGACAAATCCTTCTGTTAAGCCATCAAAGCCCAGGAGTCAAAGAGCAACTTTCTCTGGCTCTGATGGGAACGAACTGGGTATTGATTCAGATGAAGAGCGCTCAGTTCATCCGAAATGGAAATCCAGTCATGTTGCTGATGTTAGACACAAAAATAGAGGTAGAGGTCCAACGGGCCCTTCCAAGGGATTAAGTTTTGGGTCAGACGAAGAACTTGAGCTTGATTCTGATGTGGATGATGATTTTGGTTCCCGCCAGAGGAAACAGAGAACAAAGGGTTCTGGTAGAAGAAATGAGAGAAATTCTGATTGGGAAGATGCTTCCATTTCTGGTTCAGAATCCGATGGCAATGATCGGCGTTCCTGGAGAAATAAGTCAGGAGGTAACAAAACTGGATTTGGTAGAAGAGATAGCAATTTTAGGGATTGTGATAATGACTTTGTGAGAGACAATGAGATGAGAACGAATGGTAAGATGGGTGATAGAAGAAAGTCTTGGGGTGATAATTTTGATAGATCATCACCTGGTCCCCATGGTAAAAATAGAGGATTTCAAGGCAATGACCGTTCTGGGTGGAAAATGAATGATGCAGGTGGTGACAGAAGAAAGTCTTGGAGTAATGATTTCGATAGATCATCACCAGGTCCTCATGGTAAAAATAGAGGATTTCGAGGCAATGACCATTCTGGGTGGAAAATGGATGATGCAGGTGGTGACAGAAGAAAGTCTTGGAGTGATGATTTTGATAGATCATCACCAGGTCCTCATGGTGGTAAAAACAGAGGATTTCGAGGCAATGACCGTTCTAGGTGGAAAATGGATGATGCAGGTGGTGACAGAAGAAAGTCTTGGAGTGATGATTTCGATAGATCATCACCAGGTCCTCATGGTAAAAGCAGAGGATTTCGAAGCAATGACCGTTCTGGGTGGAAAATGGATAATGCAGGTGGTGATTCACGGAATTTTAATGGACCAAAACGAGAAGGATTTAGAAAACAGCAAGGAGGAAGGTCGCAAGAATACAACATGGACAAGGATCCTGGTGAATTTAGAAATAGCCGACGTGTTATTGAGAGGTAA